The following are from one region of the Neurospora crassa OR74A linkage group III, whole genome shotgun sequence genome:
- the gh13-5 gene encoding alpha-glucosidase, translating to MRLVLDLVVNHTSDQHAWFKESRSSKDNPKRDWYIWKPPRYAEDGTRLPPTNWRSYFSGSAWEYDEHTNEYYLHLFAKEMPDLNWESEECRKAIYDSAMRFWLDKGVDGFRVDCVNMYSKSTEFLDAPIVDSRFYEQPAWCYYANGPRMHEFLREMNEKVLDRYDAMTVGELPHTPDPKRVLDYVGRKDKQLSMVFQFDIVDIGQGGTHKYHFEEWKLPVLKKIVEKWQRFIEGTDGWTTSFCENHDQGRSISRFASDAPEYRVLSGKMLSLMMCSLTGTLFIYQGQEIGMINVPKDWPIDYYQDIESVNFYKLMAAKTNNDPEEMAYVMRSLQTLSRDNARIPMQWDDSPYAGFTERKEGAWAHVHDLYPEINVAKQLDDPNSTLSFWKDMIRFRKQHSEVLVHGTFEACDIENEKTFVFVKRFGGKRVVVTLNFSNEEQEVVLPEHEKGLKFMVGNYGNEEGGMGERRRLRPWEGRLYMAGGEA from the exons ATGAGACTGGTCTTGGACCTGGTTGTCAATCACACCTCTGATCAGCATGCCTGGTTCAAGGAGTCGCGATCCTCCAAGGACAATCCGAAGCGTGACTGGTACATCTGGAAGCCTCCTCGTTACGCCGAAGATGGAACACGCCTTCCACCGACGAACTGGCGGAGTTACTTCTCAGGCAGTGCGTGGGAGTATGACGAACATACAAACGAATATTATCTTCATCTGTTTGCCAAGGAGATGCCAGACCTCAACTGGGAGAGTGAAGAGTGCCGCAAAGCCATTTACGACAGCGCCATGCGCTTCTGGTTGGATAAGGGCGTGGATGGCTTCCGAGTTGACTGTGTGAACAT GTACTCAAAGTCCACAGAATTTCTCGATGCTCCCATCGTTGACTCACGCTTCTACGAGCAGCCGGCATGGTGCTATTATGCCAACGGGCCACGCATGCACGAGTTTCTGCGCGAGATGAATGAAAAGGTGCTCGACCGCTACGACGCTATGACCGTCGGCGAGTTACCGCACACTCCCGACCCGAAGAGGGTGCTCGACTATGTTGGGCGCAAAGATAAGCAGCTCAGCATGGTGTTTCAGTTCGACATTGTGGACATCGGCCAAGGTGGCACCCACAAGTACCATTTTGAGGAGTGGAAGTTACCTGTGCTGAAGAAGATTGTCGAGAAGTGGCAACGCTTCATCGAGGGCACTGATGGATGGACAACATCCTTCTGCGAAAACCACGACCAAGGCCGTTCCATTTCACGCTTCGCCTCCGACGCCCCCGAATACCGCGTCCTCTCGGGCAAGATGCTCTCGCTGATGATGTGCTCTTTGACGGGAACCCTCTTCATCTACCAAGGCCAAGAGATCGGCATGATCAACGTGCCCAAGGACTGGCCCATCGACTACTACCAGGACATCGAGTCGGTCAACTTTTACAAGCTGATGGCCGCCAAGACCAACAACGACCCCGAGGAGATGGCGTACGTGATGCGCAGCCTCCAGACTCTGAGTAGAGATAACGCCCGGATACCTATGCAGTGGGATGACAGTCCGTATGCTGGGTTCActgaaaggaaggaaggtgcCTGGGCGCACGTCCACGACCTGTATCCCGAGATCAACGTGGCCAAGCAACTCGACGATCCGAACTCGACGCTCAGCTTTTGGAAAGACATGATCCGTTTCCGCAAGCAACATAGCGAGGTACTGGTGCATGGAACGTTCGAGGCGTGTGATATCGAGAACGAGAAGACGTTTGTGTTCGTCAAGAGATTCGGAGGTAAACGGGTTGTAGTTACTCTGAACTTCAGCAATGAAGAGCAGGAGGTGGTGTTGCCGGAGCATGAAAAGGGGTTGAAGTTTATGGTCGGAAACTATGGCaacgaagaaggggggaTGGGCGAAAGGAGAAGGTTGAGGCCATGGGAGGGAAGGTTGTACATGGCTGGAGGTGAGGCTTGA
- a CDS encoding pre-mRNA-splicing factor spp-2, variant → MTDQDSKPRVTIALGTSSSSSSFKTKKPSRPTHTRRHHARASSNHYSSESEDDDDETGGQRTGRVQAITEISTYGDDNELENRDRSDRRRDRSRDRDRDRNRDGDRNRDRRRDNRSQDRDRHNNRSSRPSRDDDASRSRRRSTSRSRDRDHKPKDPKDLQEPETAPPKWGLTINPKSTTTATSSFHHQRQPRSPSPEEKPPQTLEEQALSSLLSLDNKGSSTASKRKRSHSPSSHDRDRSPDHSDYRAVPIDDFGATLLKQFGWDGKMRGKVKEVTHKHANLAGLGAKDAKGAEELDAWNQKISGRGGGDSRGRDSRPVRLEDYRREENKKKQRMEYRHGESSYKQERERERERRGDR, encoded by the coding sequence aTGACCGACCAAGACTCCAAACCCCGGGTGACCATCGCCCTAGggacatcatcttcctcgtccagTTTCAAAACCAAGAAACCTAGTCGACCAACCCACACCAGGCGTCATCACGCCCGCGCTTCTTCAAACCATTACTCCTCCGAAtccgaagacgacgatgacgaaacCGGTGGACAACGCACTGGACGAGTGCAAGCAATCACCGAAATATCAACCTATGGCGATGACAACGAGTTGGAAAACCGAGATCGCTCAGATCGCCGCAGAGACCGTAGCAGAGATAGGGATAGGGATAGAAATAGGGACGGGGACAGAAACCGTGATCGCAGGAGAGACAACAGGTCCCAAGATAGAGACAGACACAACAACAGATCCAGCAGGCCATCAAGAGACGATGATGCTTCTCGCTCCCGCCGACGGTCAACATCCCGTTCCCGCGACCGCGACCATAAGCCCAAAGACCCCAAAGACCTCCAAGAACCAGAAACCGCTCCCCCCAAATGGGGTCTAACAATCAACCCAaaatccaccaccaccgccacctcctcctttcacCACCAACGACAACCCCGTTCCCCCTCCCCAGAAGAAAAACCCCCACAAACACTTGAAGAGCAAgccctctcttctctcctctctctcgaTAACAAAGGCTCCTCCACCGCATCCAAGCGCAAACGCTCCCACTCCCCCTCTTCCCACGACCGCGATCGCTCTCCCGATCACTCAGACTACCGTGCCGTGCCCATCGACGACTTTGGCGCCACTTTACTCAAACAGTTTGGCTGGGACGGCAAGATGCGCGGAAAGGTGAAGGAGGTGACGCACAAGCACGCGAACCTGGCCGGGTTGGGAGCCAAGGACGCCAAGGGGGCGGAGGAGCTGGATGCGTGGAACCAGAAGATCAGTGGACGGGGCGGAGGAGATTCGAGGGGGAGGGACTCGAGGCCTGTCAGGCTGGAGGATTATAGGAGGgaagagaacaagaagaaacagaGGATGGAGTATCGGCACGGGGAGAGCAGCTACAAGCaggagagggaaagggagagggagcGGAGGGGGGATAGGTGA
- a CDS encoding 60S ribosome biogenesis protein Mak11, which produces MANKRKRDNAPESAPVEKTEQQSTKKVKAPAPTKAARASSNSSTSATPFKVGSTSPITIQVVAGSYDRVLHGITATVTPTTTTTTTATPSKNSKKKAAAAAESKTSYKVSFADTFLFNAHASAIRCLALSPPSAPTPGQKGGQKVLLATGATDERINIYNISAHPPSAKAADDQKLLNSITPRPVLENPKNRELGTLLHHSSNITRLVFPNRSKLLSASEDSTVAVTRVRDWALLHTFKCPIPKAQGRPSGDTAALGAVPAGVNDFAVHPSNKIMISVSKGERSMRLWNLETGKKSRVLNFPKDVLMEIGEGKHSTGEARRIVWGEDEFAVTFDRDVLVFGMDCRPRCRVMREDVVGTKMTKVHEIKYVSLGKEEGQEEEKHVLAVATEDGRILFFDTAESELVEPPAPKEEEEEQQHKTKLFEAKTPNAKLIAQLGGKTAGVSGRIKDFTILPVEDEESGKRSWFVASAGSDGRIRIWRLESGDLRVGKEEEGVKAGRQVGELLGTYETENRITCLGAFVMIPRPEGSVESEYEFDSEESEDEESDDE; this is translated from the coding sequence ATGGCCAacaagagaaagagagataaTGCGCCCGAGAGCGCACCTGTCGAGAAAACAGAACAGCAATCAACTAAGAAAGTCAAGGCCCCAGCACCGACCAAGGCTGCGCGCGCCAGCTCTAACTCCAGCACTTCCGCGACCCCATTCAAAGTGGGCAGCACCTCCCCGATAACTATCCAAGTCGTCGCCGGCTCCTACGATCGCGTCCTTCACGGTATTACCGCCACCGTTACTCCCACGACCACTACTACAACCACTGCTACCCCCTCGAAGaacagcaagaagaaggccgccgccgccgccgaatccAAAACCTCATACAAAGTCTCCTTTGCCgacaccttcctcttcaacgCACACGCCTCCGCCATCCGATGCCTCGccctctcccctccctcGGCGCCCACGCCCGGCCAGAAGGGCGGTCAGAAGGTCCTCCTAGCCACGGGCGCCACCGACGAGCGCATCAACATCTACAACATTTCTGCGCACCCGCCCTCCGCCAAGGCCGCTGACGACCAGAAGCTTCTCAACAGCATCACCCCCCGCCCGGTCCTCGAGAACCCCAAGAACCGCGAGCTCGGCACACTCCTGCACCACTCCTCCAACATCACCCGCCTCGTCTTTCCCAACCGCTCCAAGCTGCTTTCGGCCTCGGAGGACTCCACCGTCGCCGTCACACGCGTTCGGGACTGGGCGTTGCTGCATACGTTCAAGTGCCCCATTCCCAAGGCGCAGGGCAGGCCGTCGGGCGACACGGCTGCGCTGGGAGCGGTTCCCGCGGGTGTCAATGACTTTGCGGTGCACCCGAGCAACAAGATCATGATCAGCGTTAGTAAAGGCGAGAGGAGCATGCGGCTGTGGAACTTGGAGACGGGCAAGAAGAGCCGCGTGCTGAACTTCCCCAAGGACGTTTTGATGGAGATTGGCGAGGGGAAACACAGCACGGGCGAGGCGAGAAGGATTGTGTGGGGCGAGGACGAGTTTGCGGTTACTTTTGATCGTGATGTGCTGGTGTTTGGCATGGACTGTCGCCCGAGGTGCAGGGTCATGAGGGAGGATGTGGTGGGGACCAAGATGACGAAGGTGCATGAGATCAAGTATGTCAGTCttggcaaggaggagggacaagaggaggagaagcatgTCCTGGCGGTGGCGACGGAGGATGGGAGGATATTGTTCTTTGATACGGCTGAGTCCGAGTTGGTTGAGCCACCTGctcccaaggaggaggaggaggagcagcagcacaaGACAAAGCTCTTCGAAGCCAAGACGCCCAACGCCAAGCTGATCGCTCAGCTCGGCGGCAAGACGGCCGGCGTTTCGGGCAGAATCAAGGACTTTACCATTCTCCCcgtggaggacgaggaaagCGGTAAGAGGTCGTGGTTCGTTGCCAGCGCGGGCAGCGATGGCCGCATCAGGATCTGGCGTCTTGAGAGCGGCGACCTTCGTGttggcaaggaggaggagggcgtcAAGGCCGGCAGACAGGTCGGCGAGCTGTTGGGCACGTACGAGACGGAGAACAGAATCACTTGCTTGGGCGCGTTTGTCATGATACCCAGACCCGAGGGATCGGTCGAGAGCGAGTATGAGTTTGATAGTGAGGAgtcggaggatgaggagtcAGATGATGAGTAG